The nucleotide sequence GCTCAAGAATGGATAAATATTTGGACATGGGAGTCTACAAAGACTAACCGGTTCATTATCATAGGATACTAGAAGAATCCGAAACATCTGTTTCGGATTTTTTTGGCCTTATCAACAAAAAAATAAAGTTTTCAACAACCAGATTGTTCATTACTAGTGAACTAGAAAATTCTAATTTCTTAAGCTCTAGTGGGCAAATTGGTTACTTTCGTGCTATGGAAAAAACCGCAACATCTAAAGGATATAATAATCAAAACACTAATGTCATTAGTCTGGAAAAAGGAAAGATTCCTCCACAGGCTGTTGATTTAGAGGAGGTTGTGCTTGGTGCTATGATGATCGATAAGAAAGGTGTAGACGAGATCATCGATATTTTACATCCCGATGCGTTTTATAAAAATTCGCATAAACTGATTTATGAGGCTATTTTCAAACTTTTTGAAAATACCGAGGCAATCGACTTATTAACCGTTTCTAATCAACTTAAGAAAGATGGAAACTTCGAGAAAGCTGGTGGGGATTATTATTTAATTCAGCTTACACAAAGAGTATCATCTTCGGCGCATATCGAATTTCATGCGCGTATCATTCTTCAGAAATATATACAGCGTAGTTTAATAAAAATTTCTGCGGAAATTATTGAAGAAGCCTACGATGAAAGTGTAGATGTTTTTGATCTTTTAGATTCTGCTGAAGCTAAACTCTACGAGGTTACCCAGGGAAATATTAAAAAATCAACCGAATCTGCGCAAAGTCTGGTAATACAGGCAAAAAGTAGAATTCAGGAAATTTCAAATAAAGAAGGGCTTAGTGGTGTGCCTTCAGGATTTGATAAATTAGACGAACTAACTTCAGGATGGCAACCTTCAGATTTAATTATTGTTGCAGCACGTCCTGGTATGGGGAAAACGGCACTTACCTTGTCGATGGCGAGAAACATCTCTGTTGGGCAAGGAATTCCTGTTGCCTTTTTCTCTTTAGAGATGTCTTCAGTACAGTTAATTACGCGTTTAATTTCTTCGGAAACAGGACTTTCTTCAGAAAAATTAAGAACAGGGAATCTAGAAAAACACGAATGGGAACAGCTTAACGTAAAGGTAAAAGATCTTGAAAAGGCGCCGCTTTTTATCGACGATACTCCTTCTTTATCAATATTTGACCTTAGGGCAAAAGCGCGTCGATTAGCCTCCCAATTCGGTATTAAACTGATAGTGATCGATTACTTGCAGTTAATGACCGCCGGTGGAACGCAAAAAGGAGGAAACCGTGAACAGGAAATTTCTACGATTTCGCGAAACCTTAAAGCGCTGGCAAAAGAATTGAGTGTTCCGGTAATTGCACTTTCTCAGCTTTCTCGTGCGGTAGAAACGCGCGGAGGTAGTAAACGACCTTTACTGTCTGACCTTAGGGAATCTGGAGCGATCGAGCAGGATGCCGATATTGTATCGTTTATTTACCGTCCAGAATATTATAAAATTGAAGAGTGGGATGATGAAGAACGCTCTCCGACCGAAGGACAAGGTGAATTTATCGTCGCGAAACACCGTAATGGTGGTTTAGAAAATATCCGACTTAAATTTATTGGTCATCTTGGTAAATTTGATAACTTAGAAGACTTTGATTCGCCATTCGAATTCCATTCTAAAATGAATGATGGTGATGATAATAACGAATTTGGAAGTGCAAATCTTCCTAGCCCAAGTGCCAATGAAGCATTTGGAAGTTCGATGAATGATTTTAATCAGGATGATGATAGTGACGTGCCGTTCTAAATTAAGAAATACTATAAAAAATAACCAAAGACAGTTTAAAGCTTTTATGCTTTTTACTGTCTTTTTCTTTTTAGGAAGTTCAGGTTTTGCGAATAAGATTTTGGTTCCTATGGATCCGAATGGGCAGCAAAATCACCTTAAAGCTTACGGAATAACTTATTTTGCTTTGGAAAATCAGATAAGAGCACAATGGTTGTTAAATTATCGTGGTGGTTCTTTTCTTTTTGATGCTGAAGAAAGCATACAGCGAGAATGTAAGATTAGGGGTGTTTCTTTTGAAATCTTAACCGATAATGATGCTAAAGCAATATTGGATGAAATTTCGAGTCCTTCTAAAAACCTAGAAAGCGTAATTTTAGAAAAGGCACCAAAAATTGCGGTGTATTCTCCGCAAGGAAATAAACCATGGGACGATGCGGTAACTATGGCCTTAACTTATGCTGAAATTCCTTACGAAACCATTTACGATACGGAAGTTTTAAGCGATGCTCTCGTTTTGTACGATTGGTTGCACTTGCACCATGAAGATTTTACAGGGCAATACGGGAAATTTTACAGAGCTTATCGAACCACACCTTGGTACATTGAGGATAAAAAAAATGCTGAAGCACTAGCCGCCAATTTGGGTTACGATAAAGTTTCAGAAGAGAAGCTTGCTGTAGCATTAAAAATTGGAGATTATGTAGTTGGGGGCGGATTTATGTTCGCTATGTGTAGTGCTACCGACAGTTTTGATATCGCACTTGCTGCTGAAAATACAGATATTGCCGAGCCAATGTTTGATGGAGATCCAAGTGATCCCGGTTATCAATCAAAATTGGATTTTACAAGTTCTTTCGCTTTTACCGATTTTGTTCTGGAAAGAAGTCCGATGGTTTATGAATTTTCTTCTATAGATATGACTGCTAAGCGAGCGGTGCCTATGGAGAAAGATTACTTTACCTTGATGGATTATTCGGCAAAATGGGATGTAATTCCTACAATGTTAACCCAAAATCATACAAGATTAGTAAAAGGCTTCATGGGGCAAACTACAGCTTATAATCCCGAAAATATAAAAGCTAATGTATTGGTAATGGGAGAGAATAAAGTGAATGGCGAAGCAAGATATATCCACGGAGTAAAAGGGAAAGGTTTCTTTACGTTTTACGGAGGTCACGATCCAGAAGATTATCAACATAGGGTAGGGGATCCTAAAACCGAGCTAGAATTGCATCCAAATTCTCCCGGTTATCGATTAATACTGAATAATGTATTATTTCCCGCAGCTAAGAAGAAAAAGAAGAAGACATAAGTGGATATAATATATTTTTCTGCTTATTTAATTATAAAAAATAGAGTATGAAGACATTTCAGAAACAAATAGCATTGAAGTCTAAATCCAGAGGCTTCCATTTAGTAACTGACGAAATTATAGATCAGTTTCCTGAGATTGGTGAAATTAAGCAAGGAATTTTTCAGGTTTTTATAAAGCACACTTCCGCAGGATTAACGATCAATGAAAATGCAGATCCTACAGTACGAGATGATTTTGAAAGTCATATCAATAAAATGGTGCCAGAAGACCAGCCATACTATCGTCACACTTTTGAAGGATCAGACGATATGCCAGCGCATATTAAAGCCTCACTAATGGGAACTTCAGTACAAATTCCTGTTACCGATGGAAAATTGAATTTGGGAACCTGGCAGGGAATTTATTTATGTGAACATAGAAATCACGGCGGATCAAGAAAATTGGTTTTGACCGTTATGGGATCCTAGTGATTGGAAAGAAATTAGAAAAAAAGCCTGGCATCACCAGGCTTTTTTTAATTGATATGTTCATCTAAAAAATCGACAAAAATTTTAATAATTTCTGGTTGTACCCAATAGGAGCCACCATGTTCTGCATTCTTCACGATATATTTTTTTGCTGATATGCCGCTTTCCTTAAGAGCATCATATAAATAAGAACTCTGGCTGGGAGATACAATTTGATCCTTATCTCCGTGCATAATTAAGAAAGGAGGGGTGTCTGCAGAAATGTAAACCGCAGGATCGCTTTTTTGTATAAGCTTAGATAAATCATCCTGAGGATCGTCGAAAGGTGGAATTCCGTTTAGAAATAGAGCTTCAGATGATGCCGCAGATTCATGTTTCTTCTGAGTTTCTTCTGAAAAATCTTTAGCGATGTTCCCCAAATTGGATACACCGTAAAGGTCGATTATTGCATTTACACTGCTATCTTCTTCTAAAAAATCACCTAAATCAAAACTCGTATGTTCGTTGGTAGTACCAGTAAGCGCTGCCAAATAGCCGCCGGCTGAAGCTCCCATCACCGCGATTTTATTTCGTGATAATCCATATTTTTCAGCATTGGCTTTTAAAAAACGAATGGCACTTTTAACATCCACCAGCGCATCGGGAAATTTACCCGAAGGAACCGTTCTGTACTCGATGCTAGCTACCAAATATCCTGCTTCTGCTAACGCTAATCGCTGTTGTATCGAACTTTCTTTATGGGAGCGTATAAATCCGCCACCCGGGATATATAAAACTGCGGGTAGCTTTCTATCTACACGTGGTTTTAAAATATCCATTTTCAGATTAATCGATCTGTCAGTTAAGCGACCTATAGGCTGAGAATACGTGATATTTTCATAAGCGGCTACTTCAACTTTTTGGTTATCTATTTCAAGAATTTCATCTGTGTTTGTAGTCATGCTTTTTTTTGACAAATTAACTTTAAACTCAAAAACGAGCTGATAACGAAATTTTAAATTTTATGGATTCAATATTAAACTTTTCAGAAATTATCTTAATCCAAAGTAACTTTTAAAGGAGATGCAATGATTTTAGACTGTTTCTCTAACATTTGTTGCCATTCTTTCTTATTAGCAACATCTCCGCTTTTTTCCCAAGCAAAACCAGCATAGTAGGTAAAGGTGTCTTTTGGTTGGGTAGTGATTAATAAGTTGCTTTGATCGGGAATATCACTTTTATAGGCGAAAGCAGAATCGATTGCTTTAGGTGCTATAACGATTCCTTCACCCACATTAGCATCATCAATTTGTTCCCAATGCATAATCCAGCCTTCTTCTTTATTAATTTCATATTCCCCATTGTTATCGTGTAAAGTTATACCGGTTGCATAGTTTGGAATGCTATCATCGGCTTGTAAGTATATTTCAAATTTAGAAAAGTGGTCGCCTAATGCTAAGCTTATTCTTTTAGTTTCCTTTACGTTATAAGGTCCCCAAGGATCGTAACTTAATTCGAATACGGTTTTTAAAGGACCGCTTGCGATGGTTTTATATTCCATAAAATTTTGAGACACGTAAAGACTGTCATCTTCAAAAACGCCTATACCGCCTAAACCGCGGCTTTTTCCCACATGGTATGGATCATAACCCTCACCATGATCTATATGATAATATCCGGGATTTTTAACATGCTCAGCATACCATTTATTAATTATCGGTTTTTCGGTTCTTTTTAACCAGATATCAATTCCGCTAGAAAGGGTGCTGCCGGCAACTCCTTCTAAAGCTTCTTTTTGCCCCGTAGGGCCGTAGGTTCTAAATGCAATTTTATCATTCTCCCAAGCGTAATCATCAGTTCTTTCAGGGACGAATCTTGAGTAGGCTTCGGCTTCTTTTTTAGCGGTTGTAAGCGTACTATCGTTTACTAATTGGTATTTAGAAGAAGCATTAGGCCCAATTTGGGCTTGAAACAGAAATTCCTTCGGAGTACCATCTTCATCATAATCTATCCACTGTGTTCTTAAAACCTGTCCCGAGCTATCTTTGATATGGATGTTTTCTAAGGAATAATCTTTAAATTTTGAAAGTATTTTTTCAGCATCAAAACTTACAATTTCAGTTCTTTTGAAATCTAGATCGTTTGTAACTTTTATTGAAACTTGATTTTCTTCATTTTTATCAGATTTGCATCCAGTGGCTAAAAGAAGACCAAGTATGGTAGTGGTAATTAGTTTATTCATTTTGTTGAGGTTTAGATTAGGATTTCGTTAGGTGAGGTCTTTATTTAAAGAAAACTCTGATGGTAATTTACCAAATTTTTCTTTAAAAATTTTCCTGAAATACTTCATATTGTTGAAACCAACTTCAAAAGCAGCCATAGAAATTGTTAAGCCTTCTTT is from Zunongwangia endophytica and encodes:
- the dnaB gene encoding replicative DNA helicase is translated as MEKTATSKGYNNQNTNVISLEKGKIPPQAVDLEEVVLGAMMIDKKGVDEIIDILHPDAFYKNSHKLIYEAIFKLFENTEAIDLLTVSNQLKKDGNFEKAGGDYYLIQLTQRVSSSAHIEFHARIILQKYIQRSLIKISAEIIEEAYDESVDVFDLLDSAEAKLYEVTQGNIKKSTESAQSLVIQAKSRIQEISNKEGLSGVPSGFDKLDELTSGWQPSDLIIVAARPGMGKTALTLSMARNISVGQGIPVAFFSLEMSSVQLITRLISSETGLSSEKLRTGNLEKHEWEQLNVKVKDLEKAPLFIDDTPSLSIFDLRAKARRLASQFGIKLIVIDYLQLMTAGGTQKGGNREQEISTISRNLKALAKELSVPVIALSQLSRAVETRGGSKRPLLSDLRESGAIEQDADIVSFIYRPEYYKIEEWDDEERSPTEGQGEFIVAKHRNGGLENIRLKFIGHLGKFDNLEDFDSPFEFHSKMNDGDDNNEFGSANLPSPSANEAFGSSMNDFNQDDDSDVPF
- a CDS encoding asparagine synthetase B, with the translated sequence MLFTVFFFLGSSGFANKILVPMDPNGQQNHLKAYGITYFALENQIRAQWLLNYRGGSFLFDAEESIQRECKIRGVSFEILTDNDAKAILDEISSPSKNLESVILEKAPKIAVYSPQGNKPWDDAVTMALTYAEIPYETIYDTEVLSDALVLYDWLHLHHEDFTGQYGKFYRAYRTTPWYIEDKKNAEALAANLGYDKVSEEKLAVALKIGDYVVGGGFMFAMCSATDSFDIALAAENTDIAEPMFDGDPSDPGYQSKLDFTSSFAFTDFVLERSPMVYEFSSIDMTAKRAVPMEKDYFTLMDYSAKWDVIPTMLTQNHTRLVKGFMGQTTAYNPENIKANVLVMGENKVNGEARYIHGVKGKGFFTFYGGHDPEDYQHRVGDPKTELELHPNSPGYRLILNNVLFPAAKKKKKKT
- a CDS encoding secondary thiamine-phosphate synthase enzyme YjbQ, which translates into the protein MKTFQKQIALKSKSRGFHLVTDEIIDQFPEIGEIKQGIFQVFIKHTSAGLTINENADPTVRDDFESHINKMVPEDQPYYRHTFEGSDDMPAHIKASLMGTSVQIPVTDGKLNLGTWQGIYLCEHRNHGGSRKLVLTVMGS
- a CDS encoding alpha/beta hydrolase; the encoded protein is MTTNTDEILEIDNQKVEVAAYENITYSQPIGRLTDRSINLKMDILKPRVDRKLPAVLYIPGGGFIRSHKESSIQQRLALAEAGYLVASIEYRTVPSGKFPDALVDVKSAIRFLKANAEKYGLSRNKIAVMGASAGGYLAALTGTTNEHTSFDLGDFLEEDSSVNAIIDLYGVSNLGNIAKDFSEETQKKHESAASSEALFLNGIPPFDDPQDDLSKLIQKSDPAVYISADTPPFLIMHGDKDQIVSPSQSSYLYDALKESGISAKKYIVKNAEHGGSYWVQPEIIKIFVDFLDEHIN
- a CDS encoding DUF4861 family protein; its protein translation is MNKLITTTILGLLLATGCKSDKNEENQVSIKVTNDLDFKRTEIVSFDAEKILSKFKDYSLENIHIKDSSGQVLRTQWIDYDEDGTPKEFLFQAQIGPNASSKYQLVNDSTLTTAKKEAEAYSRFVPERTDDYAWENDKIAFRTYGPTGQKEALEGVAGSTLSSGIDIWLKRTEKPIINKWYAEHVKNPGYYHIDHGEGYDPYHVGKSRGLGGIGVFEDDSLYVSQNFMEYKTIASGPLKTVFELSYDPWGPYNVKETKRISLALGDHFSKFEIYLQADDSIPNYATGITLHDNNGEYEINKEEGWIMHWEQIDDANVGEGIVIAPKAIDSAFAYKSDIPDQSNLLITTQPKDTFTYYAGFAWEKSGDVANKKEWQQMLEKQSKIIASPLKVTLD